The following coding sequences are from one Mesorhizobium onobrychidis window:
- a CDS encoding DUF1127 domain-containing protein has protein sequence MNPIRAFRNWRMYNETVRELNKLNARQLNDLGINRGDIERIARKAL, from the coding sequence ATGAACCCGATCCGCGCTTTCCGTAACTGGCGCATGTACAATGAAACCGTGCGCGAACTGAACAAGCTGAACGCTCGTCAGCTCAACGATCTCGGCATCAACCGTGGCGACATCGAGAGGATCGCCCGCAAGGCGCTTTGA